The following DNA comes from Terriglobales bacterium.
ACTTTTTCGTCGGCCACCCAGGTTTGACGGAAGTAGCCGCCTTCGATGGGCAAGGGTTCGAGACGCAAGTGGCGAATCAAGCGGTCGATGTCAATCATTTCTGGCTCGTAGCACTTCACTAGTGGCCGGACAGGTCACGGGGTTGTCGAGGTTCCAAACAACGTTAATAGGCTCGGTTGGTGAGGATACCGCCATCCACCAGCAGGTTGGCCCCGGTAATCCAGCGGGCTGCCGTAGAAGCAAGAAAAAGGCAGGCATCGGCGACATCGTCGGGCTTGCCGAGGCGTCCGAGCGGAACAGCACGTAAATAGGCATCCACGCCTTCGGGCCAGTCGCGCTCCAGGCCTTCGCGCCAGATCAAGCCCGGCGAAACGCAATTGACACGAATTCCCTTCCCGCCAAGCTCCAGCGCTGCCGAGCGCGTATACATGACGACGGCAGCCTTGGCCGCCGAGTAATGGCTATGCTGCGGCGCCGGATTCGATGCTTCGATGGAAGCGATGTTGACGATGGCGCCGGGCCGTCGCAGGGCAATCATCACGCGCGCTGCCGCCTGGGTGCAGAGGTGAACACTGCGCAGGTTGGCGGCGATCACCTCATCCCACCCCAATTCGCTCATCTCCAGGAGCGCAGAAGCAGGATAGACGCCGGCGTTGTTGACCAGAACATCGATTGCGCCAAAGGCGTCGGCTGCCTGCTCCATGAGCGCGGTTGCGCCCGATGATTGGCTGACGTCGGCCTGAACTACAAGGCCACGGCGGCCGGATTTTTTCACGCTTTTGGCGACGGCCTCCGCGCCTTTCTGATTGGCGCGATAGTTCACCACCACGTTGGCGCCAGCCTCGGCGAATCGAGTGGCGATGCCGGCGCCAATGCCGGAGGAGGCACCGGTGACGACCACGACTTGGCCGTGGAAGTTGAGAAGTTCTTTGGGCGGAGGGATGGGCATGGCTACGATTGAGGGAATGATTGTAATTGACGCAGTTCCGGAAAACCCAAGCTCCCTCGACTCGCGCTTCCTTCCTCGCGGCCTCGGTCAGGCGCGCTTGCCCGGCACGCTAGTATGAATCAATGTCTTTGGGCGAAAACTATCGCGGACGGTTGGCGCCGTCACCGACAGGCTACCTGCACGTCGGACACGCGCGTACGTTCTGGATTGCCTATGAGCGGGCGAGGGCAGCGGGAGGCACCCTGGTGCTGCGCAACGAAGACCTGGACCCGCAGCGGTCCAAACCCGAATACGCGCATGCCTTCCTCGAAGATCTGCGCTGGTTCGGCATTTCCTGGCAGGAAGGCCCGGATGTGGGCGGAGCGCATGCTCCCTACGCGCAGAGCGAGCGACGCGATCTGTATCGGCAAACCTGGCAGAAGCTGTACCACGGCGGGTGGATTTATCCGTGCACGTGCTCGCGCAAAGACCTGCAGGGCGCGGCCCAGGCGCCACACGAATCGAACGATGAACCGCTGTATTCGGGCAAGTGCCGTGGCCGAATGCTTGCCGCGAAATCGCCTGCGGGTGTGAACTGGCGTTTTCGGGTGCCGGATGGACGGGTGGTGTGTTTCCAGGATGGCATGCAAGGCATACAGGAATTCACCGCAGGAAAAGATTTTGGCGACTTTGTTGTGTGGCGGCGTGATGACGTGCCGGCGTATCAACTGGCGGTGGTCGCGGATGATGACGCGATGCGGATTACGGAAGTGGTGCGCGGGTGCGACCTGCTGAAATCAACGGCGCGGCAAATTCTTTTGTGCGAGGCGCTCGGGATCGCCGCGCCACGCTACTGCCACTGCGATCTGCTGGTTGACGAAGAGGGAGAGCGGCTGGCCAAGCGAACCGACGCGTTGAGTTTGCAAGCGTTGCGTGAGCGAGGAATCACGCCGGAGAAGATTCGAGAAGATTGGCTGGGAATGTGCAGATGAACACGGATCAACACAGATCAGAAAAGCTCATCTGTTCCGTGTTAATCAGGGGCTGTTGCTGCCCTTGAGCCGCGGCCAGGGGCGTCACTTCGAAAGCCCCCTGCCGGTAACGAGGTACACGGCGAAGCTGCCCAGCCAGTGGCCGCCTTCGTAGTGCGCGCCGGTAACAGCGGCGACGCCGGCCTTGCGGTGGGCGGCTGCGACGGCGCGAAGCGCGGGGAGGCGGGGATCGCTCGCGGGCAATCCGGAAGCAATGCCCTCCAGCATCCAGGCGCGGCTGAGGTTGAGGCCATCGAGGTGCGCGAGCTTCGGATCACTCGGATCGGTGACGATGGCGGGCTGCAGCCAGTCCGCGGAACCATGGGCGGGAATTCCCGGCAAAAATGCGCCGAGCCACTTAGCGTACTCGGCAGGCGCGAGCACGCGGCGCATGACGTCAGCTTCCGCCAGGCAGGGTGAGAGAAAATCTTCGCCGGACATGTCATAAGCCATGGGGCAATTTTCGTCGTTGAGAAAGAAGTCGCGGGCGCGCTCGGCGGCCAGGGCGGCAAATTCGCGATTGCCGGCGCCACGGGCGGCATCGAGGATGAGCCCGAGGGCGAAAGCGGTCTGGCTGTGCTCGCCGGAGCGGACGGGACGCGAGAGCTTGGGCAGCCACGTTCTCAGGCGGGCGACAGCGGCGTCTTCCAGTGGACGCAGGTGGGCTGACATTTCGCGCGCAGCAGGATGGTTCCACTCGCGCAGCTCCTGTCCGAGTTGCAACAGCCAAGCCAGACCGTAAGGACGCTCGAAGCTGGCGCGGCCTTCTCCGTTCAGGTAGCGGGCCTCGGCTTCGAGATGGTCACGCGTGAGACTCTGTTGCAGGGCGGCGATCGCCTTCGGCGTGAACGGCGCATCGGGGAATGTACGGGCCAGGCGCGCCAGTAACCAGTGCCCGTGCACGGAAGAATGCCAGTCGTAGCAGCCATAGAAGGCGGGCGTGAGCTTACGCGGCGGGGCGACGTCGGCGTCGCTGTTGAGGACGTGACCGATCTTGTTTGGATATTCCTTGTGGACGCAGGCGAGGGCGAGCGACGCGAAGCGTTCGGAGAATTCAGGCATGCTTTGGGCCAGCGTGGATGAGGTGAGCAACAAGAAAGCGAGAAGCACGGGGGAATTATATGCGCTCGGGCTCACGGCCTCGCGAAGCCGTGTCGGCCTAGCCCTTCGGGCTCGGGCTGGCTCTAATGCTTGCCTGTTACCCAAGGCGCACGCCTTGGGCTAACGGCTATGCCGGCCTCGCTGCGATCGGACTGACTTTGCGACTGGGGTAAAATGCCGGCGCTTTGGAAGGTGCAGAGGAGTTATGAGAATCATGAAACGTGCATTTCAGCGCGCATTTCCCTTGCTCGCGTTGTTGGTTGCAATTGCGGCTCACACTCAGACGTTCACCGTCGGAACGGCGGCGGCAGCAGCCGGACAGAAGGTGTCGGGGTACATCGAGGTACCGGCGGGCGTGGACGCGGGAACCAGAATTCCTGTGGTCGTGATCCGCGGCGCAAGATCGGGGGCTACGATCGCGCTGGTGGCGGGCGCGCACGGTACCGAGTACGCGTCCATCATCGCGCTGGAGAAGATGATCGAGCGCCTGGATCCGGCGGAGATGTCGGGGACTGCGATTATCGTGCCGCTGGTGAACGTCGCGTCATTTGAGCAGAAGGTGCCGCACCTCAATCCGGTTGACGGCAAGAGCATGAACCGGTTCTACCCGGGCGATCCGAATGGAACGCAGACGGAGCGCGCATCGGCAGCGATCACTCGGGAGGTGGTTGACAAGGCCGATTACCTGATCGATCTGCACGGTGGCGACCTGGATGAAAGCTTGCGGCCTTACTCCTACTGGGCGCCCACCGGCAATGCCAAGCAAGACGCAGTGTCGCGCGAAATGGTTTTGGCATTCGGACTGGACACAATCATCATCTCGCGCGACCGGCCTCAGGAGCGAAACGCCGCCAAGTATCTGGAAACGAATGCCAGCCTGCGCGGGAAGCCGGCGCTCACGGCCGAGGCCGG
Coding sequences within:
- a CDS encoding SDR family NAD(P)-dependent oxidoreductase gives rise to the protein MPIPPPKELLNFHGQVVVVTGASSGIGAGIATRFAEAGANVVVNYRANQKGAEAVAKSVKKSGRRGLVVQADVSQSSGATALMEQAADAFGAIDVLVNNAGVYPASALLEMSELGWDEVIAANLRSVHLCTQAAARVMIALRRPGAIVNIASIEASNPAPQHSHYSAAKAAVVMYTRSAALELGGKGIRVNCVSPGLIWREGLERDWPEGVDAYLRAVPLGRLGKPDDVADACLFLASTAARWITGANLLVDGGILTNRAY
- the gluQRS gene encoding tRNA glutamyl-Q(34) synthetase GluQRS; its protein translation is MSLGENYRGRLAPSPTGYLHVGHARTFWIAYERARAAGGTLVLRNEDLDPQRSKPEYAHAFLEDLRWFGISWQEGPDVGGAHAPYAQSERRDLYRQTWQKLYHGGWIYPCTCSRKDLQGAAQAPHESNDEPLYSGKCRGRMLAAKSPAGVNWRFRVPDGRVVCFQDGMQGIQEFTAGKDFGDFVVWRRDDVPAYQLAVVADDDAMRITEVVRGCDLLKSTARQILLCEALGIAAPRYCHCDLLVDEEGERLAKRTDALSLQALRERGITPEKIREDWLGMCR
- a CDS encoding DUF2891 domain-containing protein — protein: MPEFSERFASLALACVHKEYPNKIGHVLNSDADVAPPRKLTPAFYGCYDWHSSVHGHWLLARLARTFPDAPFTPKAIAALQQSLTRDHLEAEARYLNGEGRASFERPYGLAWLLQLGQELREWNHPAAREMSAHLRPLEDAAVARLRTWLPKLSRPVRSGEHSQTAFALGLILDAARGAGNREFAALAAERARDFFLNDENCPMAYDMSGEDFLSPCLAEADVMRRVLAPAEYAKWLGAFLPGIPAHGSADWLQPAIVTDPSDPKLAHLDGLNLSRAWMLEGIASGLPASDPRLPALRAVAAAHRKAGVAAVTGAHYEGGHWLGSFAVYLVTGRGLSK
- a CDS encoding M14 family metallopeptidase; amino-acid sequence: MKRAFQRAFPLLALLVAIAAHTQTFTVGTAAAAAGQKVSGYIEVPAGVDAGTRIPVVVIRGARSGATIALVAGAHGTEYASIIALEKMIERLDPAEMSGTAIIVPLVNVASFEQKVPHLNPVDGKSMNRFYPGDPNGTQTERASAAITREVVDKADYLIDLHGGDLDESLRPYSYWAPTGNAKQDAVSREMVLAFGLDTIIISRDRPQERNAAKYLETNASLRGKPALTAEAGHAGTVEPEDVWALVHGCENVMRYLKVLSGRAAAIENPVWIERIENVQSSEAGIFYPAVKRGSYVQQGMRIGYVTDYFGKTVLDARAPASGVVLYVCAVPSMK